In Campylobacter sp. VBCF_01 NA2, one DNA window encodes the following:
- a CDS encoding M16 family metallopeptidase: protein MFAKFNKITLENGLAVYHIPVNLGSDVISVDLFYDVGSKDEVMGKSGIAHMLEHLNFKSTKNRKAGEFDAIVKGFGGVNNASTGFDFTHYFIKCERSNLATCLDLYADIMENLKLEESEFLPERNVVLEERLWRTDNDPFGYLFFRLYNSAFVYHPYHWTPIGFRSDIEGWKIEDIREFHAKFYNPNNAALLISGDIDENNAFELAKKSFSHIKNRCEKSHVCAPEPEQDGARFNLIHKDSHVQIVATAFKIPPFNHTDAASINALCDYLGGMKSSLLQRILVDEKKLANQIDVYNLASKHENLMIIFGVCNAGVAGERLRDEIFAILENAKNSQISDDEITKLKNSAKSSLIYSMDSASKVASIYGSYIIRGDLDALFRLQSDIENISAQNLNETMKKYLKFKNSTTLILRKENDE from the coding sequence ATGTTTGCAAAATTCAATAAAATCACGCTAGAAAACGGCTTAGCCGTCTATCACATACCGGTAAATTTAGGTAGCGATGTCATCAGCGTCGATCTATTTTACGATGTGGGCTCAAAGGACGAAGTCATGGGCAAAAGTGGCATAGCCCACATGCTCGAACACCTAAATTTCAAATCCACCAAAAACCGCAAAGCTGGCGAATTTGACGCCATTGTAAAAGGTTTTGGTGGCGTGAATAACGCAAGCACAGGCTTTGATTTCACGCACTATTTCATCAAATGCGAGCGCTCGAATCTAGCCACCTGCCTCGATTTATACGCAGATATCATGGAAAATTTAAAGCTCGAAGAGAGCGAGTTTTTGCCAGAGCGAAATGTGGTTTTAGAAGAGAGGCTTTGGCGCACAGATAACGATCCGTTTGGGTATCTGTTTTTTAGGCTGTATAACAGCGCCTTTGTTTATCACCCATATCACTGGACGCCGATTGGATTTAGAAGCGATATAGAGGGCTGGAAAATCGAGGATATCAGGGAATTTCACGCTAAATTTTATAATCCAAACAACGCGGCACTTCTAATCAGTGGCGATATCGACGAAAATAATGCGTTTGAGCTAGCAAAAAAGAGCTTTTCGCATATCAAAAATCGCTGCGAAAAATCGCATGTTTGCGCGCCAGAACCAGAGCAAGACGGCGCTAGATTTAATCTCATACACAAAGACTCTCATGTCCAAATCGTGGCAACCGCCTTTAAAATCCCGCCGTTTAACCACACTGACGCAGCCAGCATAAACGCTCTTTGCGACTATCTTGGCGGTATGAAAAGCTCGCTTTTGCAACGAATTTTAGTCGATGAGAAAAAGCTAGCCAATCAAATCGATGTCTATAATCTAGCCAGCAAACATGAAAATTTAATGATAATTTTCGGCGTTTGCAACGCTGGGGTCGCTGGCGAGAGGCTAAGAGATGAAATTTTTGCTATCCTAGAAAATGCCAAAAATTCTCAAATCAGCGATGATGAAATCACAAAACTCAAAAATTCAGCCAAATCAAGCCTAATTTACTCCATGGATAGCGCTAGCAAGGTGGCTAGCATTTATGGCTCATATATCATCAGAGGCGATTTGGACGCGCTGTTTAGACTCCAAAGCGATATCGAAAACATCTCAGCGCAAAATTTAAACGAAACTATGAAAAAATATCTCAAATTTAAAAATTCAACCACATTGATTTTACGAAAGGAAAACGATGAATAA
- the dapA gene encoding 4-hydroxy-tetrahydrodipicolinate synthase: MNKNVIIGSMTALITPFKDGKLDEQTYAKLIKRQIDNGINVLVPVGTTGESATLTHDEHKVCIEIAVDTCKNTGVKVLAGAGSNATHEAVDLAKFAQAHGADGILSVAPYYNKPTQKGLYLHYKEIANSIEIPVLLYNVPGRTGCNIDTETIIKLFNDCDNIYGVKEASGSIDKCVDLLAHEPKLSVISGEDAINYPILSNGGKGVISVTANLLPDYISKLVNFGLNSDYIKAKEINDDLYAINKILFCESNPIPIKAAMYIAGLMPALEYRLPLCEPSKENLAKIEAVMKQYNIKGF, from the coding sequence ATGAATAAAAATGTAATTATCGGTTCAATGACCGCATTAATCACACCGTTTAAAGATGGCAAACTTGACGAGCAAACCTACGCCAAACTCATAAAACGCCAAATCGATAACGGCATAAATGTCCTAGTCCCTGTCGGCACCACAGGCGAGAGCGCCACATTGACCCACGATGAGCACAAAGTCTGCATAGAAATCGCAGTCGATACCTGCAAAAACACAGGCGTCAAAGTCCTAGCGGGTGCCGGCTCAAACGCCACGCACGAGGCTGTGGATTTAGCCAAATTTGCGCAAGCACATGGGGCCGATGGAATACTCTCTGTCGCGCCATACTACAACAAACCGACCCAAAAAGGCTTGTATCTGCACTACAAAGAGATTGCAAACTCTATCGAAATTCCAGTGCTTTTATACAATGTCCCGGGTAGAACAGGGTGTAATATCGACACAGAAACCATAATCAAGCTTTTTAACGACTGCGACAACATTTATGGCGTAAAAGAGGCAAGTGGCAGTATCGATAAATGCGTAGATTTGCTAGCGCATGAGCCGAAACTAAGCGTGATTAGTGGCGAGGACGCGATAAACTACCCTATCCTATCAAACGGCGGAAAGGGCGTCATCTCCGTAACTGCAAATTTATTGCCTGATTATATTTCAAAGCTCGTAAATTTCGGACTAAATAGCGATTATATCAAGGCAAAAGAGATTAATGATGATTTGTATGCAATAAATAAAATTCTCTTTTGCGAAAGCAACCCAATCCCGATAAAAGCGGCAATGTATATCGCTGGGCTAATGCCAGCTTTGGAGTATCGCTTGCCACTTTGCGAGCCTAGCAAGGAAAATTTAGCTAAAATTGAAGCTGTTATGAAACAATACAATATCAAAGGATTTTAA
- a CDS encoding enoyl-ACP reductase yields the protein MIETINEFKGKTLVISGGTRGIGRAIVLEFAKVGVNVAFTYNSNEELAKTQAAELEKEFGIKARAYGLNILEPETYKELFEKIDADFDRVDFFISNAIISGRAVAGGYTKFMKLKPRGINNIFTATVNAFVVGSQEAAKRMEKVGGGSIISLSSTGNLVYIEHYSGHGTAKAAVEAMARYAATELGEKNIRVNVVSGGPIETDALRAFTNYEEVRDKTAELSPLNRMGQPTDLAGACLFLCSSKASWVTGHTFIVDGGTTFK from the coding sequence ATGATAGAAACTATCAACGAATTTAAAGGAAAAACCCTAGTAATCAGCGGTGGAACGCGTGGAATCGGTCGCGCGATTGTTTTGGAATTCGCCAAAGTTGGCGTAAATGTCGCCTTTACCTACAACTCAAACGAAGAGTTAGCCAAAACCCAAGCAGCGGAGTTAGAGAAGGAATTTGGCATTAAAGCAAGGGCGTACGGCTTAAATATCTTAGAGCCAGAGACCTACAAAGAGCTATTTGAAAAGATCGATGCGGATTTTGATAGAGTGGATTTTTTCATCTCAAATGCCATTATTTCGGGTCGTGCGGTGGCTGGTGGATACACTAAATTTATGAAACTAAAACCACGCGGGATTAACAATATCTTTACCGCGACCGTAAATGCCTTTGTCGTGGGCTCGCAAGAAGCAGCCAAACGCATGGAAAAGGTAGGCGGTGGCAGTATAATCAGCCTAAGTTCGACTGGAAATTTAGTCTATATCGAGCATTACTCAGGACACGGCACTGCAAAAGCGGCAGTTGAGGCTATGGCAAGATACGCTGCAACCGAGCTTGGCGAGAAAAATATCCGCGTAAATGTCGTAAGTGGCGGACCAATCGAAACAGACGCGCTAAGAGCTTTTACGAATTATGAAGAAGTGCGCGACAAAACAGCCGAGCTAAGCCCACTTAATCGCATGGGACAGCCGACAGATTTAGCAGGTGCGTGCCTGTTTTTGTGTTCGAGCAAGGCTAGTTGGGTTACAGGTCATACATTTATCGTCGATGGCGGAACGACTTTTAAATAA
- the pgsA gene encoding CDP-diacylglycerol--glycerol-3-phosphate 3-phosphatidyltransferase, with amino-acid sequence MWNLPNILAIFRVLLAPLFFYLILLAGNADSSGMVGAVHVSWINYFAALTFVIASVTDFFDGFIARSWNQITKFGGIIDPLADKMLTLAGFLGLMYIDRASPWAVYLILIREFFITGFRTVMVSENISVSASMAGKVKTVSQMFAIGFLTMQWSGGNFLLWLAVALTLYSGLEYILAYAKNHKKNAKATE; translated from the coding sequence ATGTGGAATTTACCAAATATATTAGCAATTTTTAGGGTTTTACTAGCACCTTTGTTTTTTTATCTCATTTTGCTGGCTGGCAATGCCGATAGTAGCGGTATGGTTGGCGCGGTGCATGTCAGCTGGATAAACTACTTCGCCGCCCTAACCTTCGTAATCGCCTCCGTGACGGACTTTTTCGACGGATTTATCGCTAGAAGCTGGAATCAAATCACCAAATTTGGCGGTATCATCGATCCTCTGGCTGATAAAATGCTAACCTTGGCTGGATTTTTAGGGCTTATGTATATTGATAGAGCGAGCCCATGGGCTGTGTATCTAATCCTAATCCGCGAGTTTTTTATCACAGGTTTTCGCACGGTTATGGTGAGCGAAAATATCAGCGTCTCAGCCTCAATGGCGGGCAAGGTAAAAACGGTGTCGCAAATGTTTGCCATAGGATTTTTGACAATGCAGTGGAGTGGCGGAAATTTCTTGCTATGGCTCGCAGTGGCACTCACGCTGTATTCGGGACTAGAATACATTTTAGCTTATGCTAAAAATCACAAAAAAAATGCAAAAGCAACGGAGTGA
- the rseP gene encoding RIP metalloprotease RseP has product MKSILLTIGILLCGLYFYGLHFFVTILAISFLIFFHELGHFSVARLLGVGVNVFSVGFGEKIYTKQIGATQYCISAIPLGGYVSLKGQEDLDPSAKNFDPDSYNTKGPLARIAILVAGPAFNIILAFLIYISLGYIGVERIAPIVGAVSENSAAQSAGIMVGDEILSINGAQIREWDDISKNVVAGDLNLQIKRAGEIKNLNLTPKMGEKLNIWRERIQTPLIGISPGKEPKYITLYHTGASSLSFALDETIQSSKIILVGLEKLVSGVVSPKEMGGIVAITDITTKAVSYGASVVLLLVALISVNLGIINLFPIPALDGGHILFNLIELVFRRPVPEKVFIGASYAGIAILAMLMIFTIVNDFARMLGFYQ; this is encoded by the coding sequence TTGAAAAGCATACTTTTAACCATAGGAATTTTGCTTTGTGGATTGTATTTTTACGGGTTGCATTTTTTCGTAACGATTTTAGCCATTAGCTTTTTGATATTTTTCCACGAGCTTGGCCATTTTAGCGTTGCGCGCCTGCTTGGCGTGGGCGTAAATGTATTTAGCGTGGGCTTTGGCGAGAAAATTTACACCAAACAAATCGGCGCGACACAGTATTGCATAAGCGCAATCCCGCTTGGCGGATATGTCAGCCTAAAAGGCCAAGAGGATTTAGACCCAAGTGCGAAAAATTTCGACCCCGATAGCTACAACACCAAAGGCCCGCTAGCGCGCATTGCCATACTTGTGGCTGGGCCTGCATTTAATATAATTTTGGCGTTTTTAATCTACATTAGCCTAGGCTATATCGGCGTAGAGCGTATCGCGCCAATCGTAGGCGCAGTTAGCGAAAACTCAGCCGCACAAAGTGCTGGAATCATGGTTGGCGATGAAATTTTATCAATAAATGGCGCGCAAATCAGGGAGTGGGACGATATCTCTAAAAATGTCGTAGCCGGGGATTTAAACCTGCAAATCAAGCGCGCAGGCGAAATCAAAAACCTAAATTTAACCCCAAAAATGGGCGAGAAACTAAACATTTGGCGAGAGCGTATCCAAACCCCGCTAATCGGAATTTCTCCTGGAAAAGAACCCAAATATATCACGCTCTATCACACGGGCGCTAGCTCGCTAAGTTTTGCGCTAGATGAGACAATCCAATCGAGCAAAATCATCTTGGTGGGGCTCGAAAAACTAGTCTCGGGCGTCGTATCTCCTAAGGAAATGGGCGGAATCGTCGCTATCACCGATATCACGACTAAGGCCGTAAGCTACGGAGCTTCGGTAGTTTTGCTCCTTGTCGCGCTGATTTCTGTGAATTTGGGCATAATAAATCTCTTCCCAATCCCGGCTCTTGATGGCGGACATATTTTGTTTAATCTAATCGAGCTTGTGTTTCGCCGCCCAGTGCCAGAGAAGGTTTTCATCGGCGCTAGCTACGCTGGAATCGCGATTTTGGCAATGCTAATGATTTTTACGATAGTAAATGACTTCGCGCGCATGCTAGGATTTTATCAATGA
- a CDS encoding YggS family pyridoxal phosphate-dependent enzyme — MNLAQILERIQNARISAGIWDSVRLIAVSKNVDTDAVQNLYSQGQIEFGENRVQEMKRKCEILSNLPLKWHFIGSLQSNKINHLLSLRPCLWQSCNSFELATAVNKRLNFTLDTLLEINSANESSKSGLEISRAIDEFLQIKESCENLNLCGVMSIGAHSNDEREIQKSFETTYKIFENLHPHGAKICSMGMSDDFELAIKCGSNMVRLGRILYR; from the coding sequence ATGAATCTAGCGCAAATTTTAGAGCGTATCCAAAACGCTAGAATTTCGGCTGGAATTTGGGACAGCGTCCGTCTAATCGCTGTGAGCAAAAATGTAGATACTGACGCAGTGCAAAATCTCTACTCGCAGGGGCAAATCGAATTTGGCGAAAACCGTGTCCAAGAGATGAAACGAAAATGCGAAATTTTAAGCAACCTGCCCCTAAAATGGCACTTCATCGGCTCGCTTCAAAGCAATAAAATAAATCATTTGCTCTCCTTACGCCCGTGCTTGTGGCAAAGTTGCAACTCTTTTGAGCTTGCTACTGCTGTGAATAAACGGCTAAATTTCACGCTAGATACGCTTTTGGAGATAAACTCAGCTAACGAAAGTAGCAAAAGCGGGCTTGAAATTTCGCGCGCGATTGATGAGTTTTTGCAAATAAAAGAGAGTTGCGAAAATCTAAATTTATGCGGTGTGATGAGTATCGGCGCACACTCGAACGATGAGCGCGAAATACAAAAAAGCTTTGAAACCACTTACAAAATTTTTGAAAATTTGCATCCACACGGCGCAAAAATCTGCTCAATGGGCATGAGCGATGACTTCGAATTAGCCATAAAATGCGGGTCAAATATGGTGCGTTTAGGACGAATTTTGTATCGATGA
- a CDS encoding diaminopimelate dehydrogenase produces MSKIKVGILGYGNLGRGVELAVRNTSDMEVFGVFSRREPASVKTCGASVYSIDEILNFKGKFDVLVLCGGSATDLPTQTPEFAKNFCVVDSFDTHAKIPEHFANVDKAAKGGGNVGIIAIGWDPGLFSLNRLVGESVLENGESYTFWGKGVSQGHSDAIRRIKGVVDARQYTVPIESALASVRAGENPNLSTREKHLRECFVVAEDGADKAKIENEIKTMPNYFADYDTTVHFIDLETLKREHGGIPHGGFVLRSGSTGEHGETKHLIEFSLKLDSNPEFTASVLVAYARAAYRLHKDGKSGAFSIFDIAPALISPKTPEQLRKEIL; encoded by the coding sequence TTTAGGTCGTGGCGTGGAACTTGCCGTGCGAAACACAAGCGACATGGAAGTTTTCGGCGTTTTTTCTAGGCGTGAGCCAGCTAGCGTGAAAACCTGCGGCGCGAGTGTTTATAGCATAGATGAAATATTAAATTTCAAAGGCAAATTCGATGTTTTGGTGCTTTGCGGTGGCTCGGCGACCGATTTGCCGACTCAAACGCCAGAATTTGCCAAAAACTTCTGCGTTGTCGATAGTTTCGATACACACGCCAAAATCCCTGAACACTTTGCAAATGTCGATAAGGCAGCCAAAGGCGGCGGAAATGTCGGCATTATCGCTATTGGCTGGGATCCGGGTCTGTTTTCGCTAAATCGCCTTGTGGGCGAAAGTGTGCTAGAAAACGGCGAGAGCTACACATTTTGGGGCAAAGGCGTGAGCCAAGGACATTCTGACGCTATCCGCCGAATCAAAGGCGTAGTCGATGCTAGACAATACACTGTGCCGATAGAAAGTGCGTTGGCTAGTGTCAGAGCCGGAGAAAATCCAAATTTAAGCACGAGAGAAAAGCATTTGCGTGAGTGTTTCGTGGTCGCCGAAGATGGCGCTGATAAAGCAAAAATCGAAAACGAAATCAAAACAATGCCAAATTATTTCGCTGATTACGATACGACCGTGCATTTTATCGACCTTGAAACGCTAAAACGCGAACACGGCGGAATCCCGCATGGTGGCTTCGTGCTAAGAAGCGGTAGCACAGGCGAACACGGCGAGACAAAACATTTAATCGAATTTAGCCTAAAACTCGATTCAAACCCTGAATTCACAGCTAGCGTGCTAGTGGCTTACGCAAGAGCGGCGTATAGATTACATAAGGACGGCAAAAGCGGTGCGTTTAGCATTTTTGACATCGCACCAGCTCTAATCTCGCCAAAAACCCCCGAGCAACTCAGAAAAGAGATTTTGTAA